A genomic stretch from Mycosarcoma maydis chromosome 3, whole genome shotgun sequence includes:
- a CDS encoding putative Rab family GTPase YPT31 has protein sequence MAAESNYDYLFKVVLIGDSGTGKSNLLSRFTRNEFSLESKSTIGVEFATRSISVDGKTVKAQIWDTAGQERYRAITSAYYRGAVGALLVYDIAKHPTYVNVSRWLKELRDHADSNIVIMLVGNKSDLRHLRAVPTEEAKAFAAENNLSFIETSALDASNVEQAFQNILTEIYRIVSNKALQSSDDVIKPSGGETITVQPSADDGGQTKKNGCC, from the exons ATGGCCGCCGAATCCAACTACGACTACCTCTTCAAGGTGGTGCTCATCGGAGACAGCGGTACCGGTAAATCCAACCTTCTCTCTCGATTCACCCGCAACGAGTTCAGTCTCGAGTCCAAGTCAACCATCGGAGTTGAGTTTGCTACCCGAAGCATTTCCGTCGACGGAAAGACGGTCAAGGCCCAGATCTGGGATACCGCCGGACAGGAACGATACCGTGCCATCACTTCGGCATACTACCGCGGTGCTGTCGGCGCTCTGCTCGTATACGACATTGCCAAGCATCCCACATACGTCAATGTGTCGAGGTGGCTCAAGGAGCTCCGAGACCACGCCGACAGCAACATTGTCATCATGCTTGTCGGAAACAAGAGTGATTTGCGACACCTTCGTGCTGTTCCCACCGAGGAGGCAAAAGCCTTTGCTG CCGAAAACAACCTCTCCTTCATCGAGACTTCGGCCCTCGATGCTTCCAACGTCGAACAGGCCTTCCAGAACATCCTCACAG AAATTTACCGCATCGTATCCAACAAGGCATTGCAGTCATCGGACGACGTGATCAAGCCCTCAGGCGGAGAGACGATCACGGTGCAGCCCAGTGCTGACGATGGCGGACAGACAAAGAAGAACGGATGCTGCTAA
- a CDS encoding uncharacterized protein (related to CDC20 - cell division control protein) gives MDSPLKDVSANLRDMKLGTSPSKSGGLKANSARLGLSRKDRLDSVPSASADLKVGITRDWQGPDKALKPKVAASISRGDRYIPNRELKRSTTPHSHADADGDTIRSQMSGDATDPNIAANIAAASANPTDLDGHPSFEDSVSAETGQRILSFSAAPPSSLANPDVRSRYAMTKPKSTLPSSLQSAGRRRIPTTPERTLDAPSMVGDFYYNLLDWSSTNMVAVALQTGLWIWNGNTGDASALLDTSTQAEKVGGGGLITGLRWDADGNILAVGLEGGFVQIWDVESSTRMRTLKPSGDGGADHASVNVAAWAPDGTLNAGFQSGIIREYDVRERDAITRTLEKAHHGPVCGMEWRSDSALMASGGNDNVVKVWDRRTSVAKMRKENHQAAVKALAWCPHNLSLLATGGGTTDRNIHFWNTTQNSRTMTISTGAQITSLHWAPHYREIVSTHGLGTTESSKGLLNIWSHPQGTKVAEIEAHEKRVLHSSLSPDGEVLATVSDDEELKLWRIFEKPQESSKASKASGGFGSHNAGGGLNVRTLR, from the exons ATGGACTCTCCTCTCAAGGATGTCTCTGCAAACCTTCGCGATATGAAGCTCGGTACATCGCCCAGCAAGAGCGGTGGGCTCAAAGCAAACTCGGCACGCTTAGGACTCTCTCGAAAAGATCGGCTGGACTCTGTGCCGTCTGCCTCTGCTGATCTCAAAGTGGGAATCACGAGAGACTGGCAGGGTCCAGATAAGGCTCTGAAGCCCAAGGTTGCAGCAAGTATTTCT CGTGGAGACAGATACATCCCAAACCGCGAACTCAAACGATCAACAACACCACACTCTCATGCCGACGCTGACGGAGACACGATACGTTCGCAAATGTCGGGCGACGCTACCGACCCCAACATTGCAGCCAACATCGCAGCGGCCAGTGCGAACCCGACCGATCTGGACGGACACCCATCCTTTGAAGATTCGGTCTCTGCAGAAACGGGACAACGAATCCTCTCGTTTTCGGCTGCACCTCCCAGTTCGTTGGCGAATCCGGATGTGAGGAGCCGATATGCCATGACAAAGCCTAAATCCACCTTGCCGAGCAGTCTGCAGAGCGCGGGACGTCGAAGAATCCCCACCACGCCAGAGCGGACGTTGGACGCACCGAGCATGGTTGGTGACTTTTATTACAATTTATTGGACTGGTCTTCCACCAACATGGTCGCGGTGGCCCTACAGACTGGTTTGTGGATCTGGAATGGAAATACGGGAGACGCGAGCGCGCTGCTGGATACGTCAACGCAGGCAGAGAAGGtgggaggaggaggattGATCACGGGACTGCGATGGGATGCAGACGGCAACATCCTCGCTGTCGGTTTGGAAGGAGGATTCGTGCAAATTTGGGATGTCGAGAGCAGCACGCGCATGCGAACGCTCAAACCGAGcggcgatggtggtgcAGACCACGCTTCGGTCAATGTAGCCGCATGGGCACCAGATGGAACGCTCAATGCTGGATTCCAGTCTGGCATCATCCGAGAGTACGACGTTCGAGAGCGCGACGCGATCACTCGAACATTGGAAAAAGCCCACCACGGGCCGGTGTGTGGTATGGAGTGGCGATCGGACAGTGCGCTGATGGCATCTGGCGGAAACGACAACGTGGTCAAAGTGTGGGATCGCCGCACATCGGTCGCCAAGATGCGCAAGGAAAATCACCAGGCGGCAGTAAAAGCTCTGGCTTGGTGTCCGCACAACCTCAGCCTCCTGGCAACGGGTGGAGGAACCACCGACCGTAACATTCACTTCTGGAACACGACGCAGAACTCTCGAACCATGACCATCTCGACGGGTGCTCAGATCACTTCGCTGCATTGGGCACCACACTATCGTGAGATTGTCTCGACCCATGGATTGGGTACGACCGAATCGAGCAAAGGTTTGCTCAACATCTGGTCGCATCCACAGGGAACCAAAGtggccgagatcgaggcgcaTGAAAAGAGGGTGTTGCACTCGAGCCTCAGCCCCGACGGCGAGGTGCTTGCAACTGTCagtgacgacgaagagTTGAAGCTCTGGAGGATCTTTGAGAAACCGCAAGAGTCGAGCAAGGCTAGCAAGGCGAGTGGCGGGTTCGGATCGCATAACGCTGGTGGCGGTCTCAATGTTCGCACACTTCGCTAG